The following proteins are co-located in the Fluviicola sp. genome:
- a CDS encoding acetyl-CoA carboxylase biotin carboxylase subunit, whose protein sequence is MKKVLIANRGEIARRVIRSLKKMNIATVAIYSDADANAPHVHEADEAVYVGKSPSSESYLQQDLILKYCKELGVEGIHPGYGFLSENAGFARKVKEAGIKFIGPSPEAMEIMGDKLSAKQAVKNYNVPLVPGVDEAITDVEAAKKIAAEVGFPILIKASAGGGGKGMRLVENVAEFEEQMKMAQSEARSSFGDDAVFIEKFVTKPRHIEIQVFADQLGNTVYLFERECSIQRRHQKVVEEAPSAVLTPELRKRMGEAAVAVCKACNYEGAGTVEFLLDADLNFYFLEMNTRLQVEHPVTEEITGTDLVEWQVRVARGERLPKLQDELSIHGHSIEVRVYAEDTLNGFIPDIGTLNRYRRPRRDLARVDDAFEEGMEVPIYYDPMIAKLVVWGETREEAMDKMIVAINNYEISGLKTTLDFGKFVMMHPAFRSGDFDTNFVKHFFHDPTVMWDMFKDEKAALEAGIGQIWKDLTEKANKNAASRNITSTWKLHAH, encoded by the coding sequence ATGAAAAAAGTTTTAATTGCAAATAGAGGAGAGATTGCGCGAAGAGTAATCCGCTCATTAAAGAAAATGAACATCGCTACCGTAGCGATCTATTCGGATGCAGATGCGAATGCACCGCACGTTCACGAGGCCGATGAAGCAGTTTATGTAGGAAAATCCCCGTCTTCGGAATCTTATTTGCAACAGGACCTGATTTTAAAATACTGCAAGGAATTAGGAGTGGAGGGAATTCACCCGGGATATGGTTTCTTGTCTGAAAATGCCGGTTTTGCCAGAAAGGTGAAAGAAGCAGGGATCAAATTCATCGGGCCTTCTCCGGAAGCCATGGAAATCATGGGAGATAAGCTTTCAGCGAAACAAGCTGTGAAGAATTACAACGTTCCCCTGGTTCCTGGAGTAGATGAAGCCATTACGGATGTGGAAGCAGCGAAGAAAATTGCTGCGGAAGTAGGTTTTCCTATCCTGATCAAAGCATCTGCCGGAGGTGGAGGAAAAGGAATGCGTTTGGTTGAAAATGTTGCAGAATTTGAGGAGCAGATGAAAATGGCTCAGAGTGAAGCGCGTTCTTCTTTCGGAGACGATGCGGTTTTCATCGAGAAATTCGTAACAAAACCACGCCACATCGAGATCCAGGTTTTTGCCGACCAACTGGGAAATACAGTTTACCTGTTCGAGCGTGAATGTTCGATCCAGCGCCGTCACCAGAAAGTGGTGGAAGAAGCTCCTTCAGCGGTTTTAACCCCGGAATTGCGCAAGCGCATGGGAGAGGCCGCAGTTGCCGTTTGTAAAGCTTGTAACTACGAAGGTGCGGGAACTGTTGAGTTCCTGTTGGATGCCGACCTGAATTTCTACTTCCTGGAAATGAATACCCGTTTGCAGGTAGAACATCCGGTTACGGAAGAAATTACAGGAACAGACCTCGTTGAATGGCAGGTTCGCGTAGCACGCGGAGAGCGTTTGCCCAAATTGCAGGACGAATTAAGCATTCACGGACATTCCATCGAAGTGCGTGTGTATGCAGAGGATACTTTGAACGGATTTATCCCGGATATCGGAACATTGAACCGTTACCGCAGGCCACGCAGAGACCTGGCTCGGGTAGACGATGCGTTCGAAGAAGGAATGGAAGTTCCGATCTACTACGACCCGATGATCGCCAAATTGGTAGTTTGGGGTGAAACCCGCGAGGAAGCCATGGATAAAATGATCGTTGCTATCAACAATTACGAGATCTCAGGATTAAAAACAACCCTAGATTTCGGAAAATTTGTGATGATGCACCCGGCATTCCGCTCCGGAGATTTCGATACAAATTTTGTGAAACATTTCTTCCACGATCCAACAGTGATGTGGGACATGTTCAAAGACGAAAAAGCAGCATTGGAAGCCGGAATCGGGCAGATCTGGAAAGACCTGACAGAAAAAGCGAATAAAAATGCCGCATCGCGCAACATTACTTCTACGTGGAAATTGCATGCGCATTAA
- the sucC gene encoding ADP-forming succinate--CoA ligase subunit beta — MNLHEYQGKSILQKYGVAIQRGVVVEKVEDAVAAAKKLTEETGTGWYVVKAQIHAGGRGKGIVQETGSNGVVLAKGIDQVEEKVKGILGGHLETAQTNGKGKLVNKILLAEDVYYPGEAEVEEFYMSVLLDREKGRNTIMYSTEGGMDIETVAHDTPHLIFKEEIDPRVGIQGFQARKIAFNLGLSGEAFKQMTKFVVSLYNAYEGCDAAMFEINPVLKTSDNKIIAVDAKVTLDGNGLYRHPDYAAMRDTSEEDPLDVEADAAGLNFVKLDGNVACMVNGAGLAMATMDIIKYSGGNPANFLDVGGTADAERVEKAFHIILKDPNVKAILINIFGGIVRCDRVAQGVVDAYKSIGNIPVPIIVRLQGTNAEEAKKIIDESGLNVHSAVLLQEAADKVKEVLA, encoded by the coding sequence ATGAACTTACACGAATATCAAGGAAAATCAATTTTACAAAAATACGGCGTGGCAATCCAGCGCGGAGTTGTTGTAGAAAAAGTAGAAGATGCAGTTGCTGCAGCTAAAAAATTGACAGAAGAAACTGGAACAGGTTGGTATGTGGTAAAAGCACAGATCCACGCTGGAGGTCGCGGTAAAGGGATCGTTCAGGAAACCGGTTCTAACGGTGTAGTTTTGGCAAAAGGAATTGACCAGGTTGAGGAGAAAGTAAAAGGAATTCTTGGTGGTCACCTGGAAACAGCTCAAACAAACGGGAAAGGGAAATTGGTGAACAAAATTTTGTTGGCCGAAGACGTTTATTACCCGGGTGAAGCTGAAGTGGAAGAGTTCTACATGTCCGTATTATTGGACCGTGAAAAAGGACGTAACACGATCATGTACTCCACAGAAGGAGGAATGGATATTGAAACAGTTGCTCACGATACGCCACATTTGATCTTCAAGGAAGAAATCGATCCGCGTGTAGGAATTCAAGGGTTCCAAGCTCGTAAGATTGCCTTCAATTTGGGATTGTCAGGAGAAGCGTTCAAGCAAATGACGAAATTCGTTGTGAGCCTGTACAATGCTTACGAAGGATGTGATGCTGCGATGTTCGAAATCAACCCGGTATTGAAAACTTCAGACAACAAGATCATTGCAGTGGATGCGAAAGTAACTCTGGATGGAAACGGATTGTACCGTCACCCGGATTACGCAGCTATGCGCGATACTTCAGAAGAAGATCCGTTGGATGTAGAAGCAGATGCAGCAGGATTGAACTTCGTGAAACTGGACGGAAACGTTGCATGTATGGTAAACGGAGCTGGTTTGGCGATGGCAACCATGGATATCATCAAGTACTCAGGTGGTAACCCGGCTAACTTCTTAGATGTAGGTGGAACTGCTGATGCTGAGCGCGTTGAGAAAGCATTCCACATCATTTTGAAAGATCCAAACGTGAAAGCGATTTTGATCAACATTTTTGGTGGTATCGTTCGTTGTGACCGCGTTGCTCAGGGAGTTGTTGATGCTTACAAGAGCATCGGGAATATTCCTGTTCCGATCATCGTTCGTTTGCAGGGAACAAATGCTGAAGAAGCGAAGAAAATCATTGACGAGTCAGGATTGAACGTACATTCAGCGGTATTGTTGCAGGAAGCAGCAGATAAAGTGAAAGAAGTATTGGCGTAA
- a CDS encoding RtcB family protein: MGNKIKGKDLLKIGFPNDNSVNIALGLISRYKKRETKDRVLKELSELLYAPDEYIGDGIWGKVAEGLVAPVEVKFNELKIERSPFLIYGENEIDDKTKHQFYQALKLPVSVQGALMPDAHYGYGLPIGGVLATDNAVIPYGVGVDIGCRMSLSIFDAPASFFNGKTHQLENLLSDHTKFGMYETHKIKHDHSIMESKLFREIPLLRKLKTKAYQQLGTSGGGNHFVEFGTVTITATDAGIPPGSYFALLSHSGSRGLGAAIAKQYTQLAVKQCPLPRSVQHLAWLNLDTHDGQEYWNAMNLAGEYAKACHDDIHARLTKKLGLRMLMTIENHHNFAWKETVNGNECIVHRKGATPAGLGELGIIPGSMTAPGFIVRGLGNASSLNSASHGAGRVFSRSECKSRFTKSEMMKTLSNAEVSLIGGAVDECPMAYKNIHHVMGNQQELVETIGTFTPKIVRMDK, encoded by the coding sequence ATGGGAAATAAGATTAAGGGGAAAGACTTGCTTAAAATAGGCTTCCCCAACGACAACTCTGTAAACATCGCCTTAGGGCTGATCAGCAGGTATAAAAAAAGAGAAACAAAAGACCGCGTTCTGAAAGAACTTTCCGAATTGCTTTACGCTCCGGATGAATACATCGGAGACGGGATTTGGGGCAAAGTTGCAGAAGGACTGGTTGCACCGGTTGAGGTGAAATTCAACGAATTGAAGATCGAACGTTCACCGTTTTTGATTTACGGTGAGAATGAAATTGATGACAAAACAAAACATCAGTTTTACCAGGCTTTGAAACTTCCTGTTTCAGTACAGGGAGCACTGATGCCTGATGCACATTACGGTTACGGCTTACCGATCGGAGGCGTTTTGGCAACGGATAATGCGGTGATTCCCTATGGGGTCGGAGTAGATATCGGTTGCCGGATGTCGCTGAGCATTTTCGATGCACCGGCTTCGTTTTTCAACGGGAAAACACATCAACTGGAGAATTTGCTTTCGGACCACACGAAGTTCGGAATGTACGAAACACACAAGATCAAGCACGATCATTCGATTATGGAAAGCAAGCTGTTTCGGGAAATTCCGCTTCTGAGAAAGTTGAAAACCAAGGCATACCAGCAATTGGGAACTTCCGGCGGAGGAAACCATTTCGTGGAATTCGGAACGGTAACCATTACCGCTACGGATGCAGGAATTCCTCCGGGTTCGTACTTCGCATTGCTGAGTCATAGCGGTTCACGCGGTTTAGGTGCAGCGATTGCCAAACAGTACACACAATTGGCAGTGAAACAATGTCCTTTGCCGAGATCCGTGCAGCATTTGGCCTGGTTGAACCTGGATACGCACGACGGACAGGAATACTGGAATGCCATGAACCTCGCCGGTGAATATGCAAAAGCTTGCCACGATGATATTCACGCACGATTGACCAAAAAGTTGGGGCTCCGCATGTTGATGACGATAGAGAACCATCACAATTTTGCATGGAAGGAAACCGTAAACGGCAATGAATGCATTGTGCACCGGAAAGGAGCAACCCCGGCAGGCCTGGGAGAACTGGGAATCATTCCCGGAAGTATGACTGCTCCCGGATTTATTGTCCGCGGATTGGGAAATGCTTCCAGCCTGAATTCTGCTTCACACGGCGCCGGACGCGTATTTTCCCGTTCGGAGTGTAAGAGCAGGTTCACGAAAAGTGAGATGATGAAAACCCTGAGTAATGCTGAAGTCAGTTTGATCGGAGGTGCGGTGGACGAATGCCCGATGGCATATAAGAATATCCACCATGTGATGGGAAATCAGCAGGAACTGGTAGAAACGATCGGGACATTTACTCCGAAGATTGTACGAATGGATAAGTAA
- the prfH gene encoding peptide chain release factor H → METKLLHITTAKGPLECQLAAGKILGALLADLRQKGLQAETMDRVAGPESGTILSATIQVKGIAIQTAIQSWLGTIQWIQKSPYRPNHGRKNWFVGIFEINPAETIRWDENEIVYQSVRSSGSGGQHVNKVSSAVRATHTPSGVSVFVQESRSQLQNKKIARERIREKLEKAQSEKLVEVVNQTWSQHHELERGNPVRTFTGMDFKPKKAEKNFKKQRNQLKKELYKELKQ, encoded by the coding sequence ATGGAAACTAAATTATTACATATCACAACGGCAAAAGGCCCTTTGGAATGCCAGCTGGCAGCCGGAAAAATTTTGGGGGCTTTGCTGGCAGACCTGAGACAAAAAGGCTTGCAGGCCGAAACAATGGATCGGGTAGCAGGCCCGGAAAGCGGAACAATTTTATCCGCCACCATCCAGGTCAAAGGAATTGCGATTCAGACAGCAATTCAATCCTGGTTAGGGACGATACAATGGATTCAAAAGAGTCCGTATCGTCCCAATCATGGGCGAAAAAACTGGTTCGTAGGGATTTTTGAAATCAATCCGGCAGAAACCATTCGCTGGGACGAAAACGAGATCGTTTACCAGTCCGTTCGAAGCAGTGGTTCCGGCGGACAGCACGTGAATAAAGTCAGTTCAGCAGTTCGGGCAACACATACTCCAAGCGGAGTATCGGTCTTTGTACAGGAAAGCCGTTCACAGCTGCAAAACAAGAAAATTGCCCGCGAACGCATCCGTGAAAAACTGGAAAAGGCCCAAAGTGAAAAACTGGTCGAAGTGGTCAATCAAACCTGGTCACAGCATCATGAACTGGAACGCGGAAACCCGGTGAGAACGTTTACTGGAATGGACTTTAAGCCGAAAAAGGCAGAAAAGAACTTTAAGAAACAACGGAATCAGTTGAAAAAAGAATTATACAAAGAATTGAAGCAATGA
- a CDS encoding S41 family peptidase, with protein sequence MRLKSFITATLLSSFFTCYLFAGEPDSLSVNARLLIKKIQSKHVKPRTVDAGFGNQVHDYFYSFMDVKKEIFRAEDLIYLKGLSAKLDEDIKEGNSRYFSEFNRIFLERTKEIQAIRKTYFSKPVQLNSTKKYDPAMQNKLTTANYKSFWENHLSLMVFSEIVSMHPEDSKMLLKDSLPSFEKRARAKIETNYSNYFELLTGKKMMQEMYLNAIAMSFDPHSLYFSPSQKEGFVEELSTQKEKFGISYGLDEQNRVILTDILPGSSAWLSNELFSGDQILRIRFGWKNTNWLELKNGVAGLKELSEAFKNFQGREITLLVLDKDGMEVQVDLEKTVVYNDNDNIKNALMSGPKNIGYISLPDFYTSYSTDGNELGCANDMAKCILKLKKDGIEGLILDLRGNGGGSLYEAVALSGIFIDYGPILATTDNTGAVQVLKDINRGFIYDGPLMVLIDAGSASASEIVAAVLQDYKKALVVGVPSFGKATSQIVYPLDPLVGDFSRLQENPDYGYANITGGFLYRVTGKSNQGVGVMPDIELGMTAFDSIEERERKYPNALIPGAIDKKMVYTPAATDLPVQSLKAFSEKQRKEGIYATYYQIMDSIGKSYDENQVVTLDILSYWKESQKEDVIKDRLKALKSDVNWTYGIKSNSFDQTVYDKNPILKKYFEDFATRLKLDIELFEAIGIMNEWLQLNK encoded by the coding sequence TTGCGTTTAAAATCTTTCATTACAGCCACCTTACTTAGCAGTTTCTTTACCTGTTATTTGTTTGCCGGAGAACCAGATTCTTTATCGGTGAATGCGCGCTTATTGATCAAAAAGATCCAAAGCAAACATGTGAAACCCCGGACAGTTGATGCCGGATTCGGGAACCAGGTGCATGATTATTTCTATTCCTTCATGGATGTAAAAAAGGAAATTTTCAGAGCGGAAGATCTGATTTATTTGAAAGGATTGAGCGCAAAATTGGATGAAGATATCAAGGAAGGAAATTCCCGCTATTTCTCAGAATTTAACCGTATTTTTCTGGAACGGACCAAAGAAATCCAGGCAATTCGCAAAACGTATTTCAGTAAGCCGGTTCAGTTGAACAGTACGAAAAAGTACGATCCGGCGATGCAGAATAAGCTCACAACCGCTAATTATAAGTCATTTTGGGAGAATCATTTAAGCCTTATGGTGTTCTCCGAAATCGTTTCCATGCACCCGGAAGATTCGAAAATGCTGTTGAAGGATTCATTACCTTCCTTTGAAAAAAGAGCACGCGCGAAGATCGAAACAAATTATTCCAATTATTTTGAGCTTTTGACGGGCAAAAAAATGATGCAGGAAATGTATCTGAATGCCATTGCCATGAGCTTTGATCCGCACAGCTTGTATTTCAGCCCAAGCCAAAAAGAAGGATTTGTGGAAGAACTTTCCACTCAGAAGGAAAAATTTGGGATCAGTTATGGATTGGATGAACAAAACCGGGTGATCTTAACCGATATTTTACCCGGAAGTTCAGCCTGGTTGAGCAATGAACTCTTTTCCGGTGATCAGATCCTGCGAATCAGGTTCGGCTGGAAAAACACCAATTGGCTGGAACTAAAAAACGGAGTTGCCGGGCTCAAAGAGTTGTCGGAGGCTTTCAAGAATTTCCAGGGAAGGGAAATCACACTCCTGGTTCTGGATAAAGATGGAATGGAAGTGCAGGTAGATCTCGAAAAAACAGTTGTTTATAATGACAACGACAACATCAAAAATGCCCTGATGAGCGGCCCGAAAAATATCGGTTATATCAGTCTGCCGGATTTTTACACCTCTTATTCTACAGATGGAAATGAATTGGGCTGTGCCAATGACATGGCGAAATGCATTTTAAAATTAAAGAAAGACGGTATTGAGGGATTGATCCTTGATTTACGGGGAAATGGTGGAGGTTCTCTGTATGAAGCCGTTGCTCTTTCAGGAATTTTCATCGACTACGGGCCGATTTTGGCAACCACGGATAATACGGGAGCGGTACAGGTCCTGAAAGACATTAACCGTGGATTTATCTATGACGGGCCATTGATGGTATTGATTGATGCCGGAAGCGCTTCAGCTTCTGAAATAGTTGCCGCTGTTTTACAGGATTACAAAAAGGCACTTGTTGTAGGTGTTCCGAGTTTCGGAAAGGCGACCAGTCAAATAGTCTATCCCCTGGATCCGCTGGTGGGAGATTTTTCCAGGCTTCAGGAAAACCCGGATTACGGATATGCGAACATTACCGGTGGGTTCCTGTACCGTGTAACCGGGAAATCGAATCAGGGAGTTGGAGTAATGCCCGATATTGAGTTGGGAATGACTGCTTTTGATTCCATTGAAGAGCGTGAACGCAAGTATCCGAATGCCTTGATTCCGGGAGCAATTGATAAGAAAATGGTGTATACACCCGCTGCAACGGACTTACCGGTACAATCATTGAAAGCTTTTTCTGAAAAACAGCGTAAGGAAGGAATTTATGCGACCTACTACCAAATAATGGATTCGATCGGGAAGAGTTATGATGAAAACCAGGTGGTGACTTTAGATATTTTAAGTTATTGGAAGGAATCACAGAAGGAGGATGTTATCAAGGACCGGTTAAAAGCATTAAAGAGCGATGTGAACTGGACTTACGGGATAAAATCCAATTCTTTTGATCAAACGGTTTACGACAAAAATCCCATCCTGAAAAAATATTTTGAAGATTTTGCAACGCGCTTAAAGCTGGACATAGAACTGTTTGAAGCAATCGGAATAATGAATGAATGGCTACAATTAAACAAATAA
- a CDS encoding DUF4846 domain-containing protein, which yields MNKLTLAFYSGCFLLIASCNLNPPKTVDGVNASEQLIDTSGTTIATRFLPPEGYGRKSQDSSSFGFYLRNLPLKKHGSEVHLYNGSLKGNQTAHAAVVNMSVGNRDLQQCADAVMRLRGEYLFHNKRFSDIHFRFVSGFNCEYSKWREGNRVALNGNSVFWQKSAAADKSYASFLKYMETVFNYASTLSLEKELRSIELKDVEIGDVLIRGGAPGHAVIVVDMAENADGEKLVLLAQSYMPAQEIQVLLNPMNRNTSPWYNLEERAKIYTPEWTFEAHQLRRFEK from the coding sequence ATGAACAAATTAACACTTGCGTTCTATTCCGGTTGCTTCCTTCTGATTGCTTCTTGTAATCTCAATCCGCCGAAAACCGTTGACGGGGTAAATGCTTCGGAACAATTGATCGACACTTCGGGTACGACCATAGCCACGCGCTTTTTGCCCCCTGAAGGTTACGGGCGAAAATCACAGGACAGCAGCAGTTTCGGGTTTTATTTGCGGAACCTGCCATTAAAAAAACATGGCTCGGAAGTGCATTTATACAACGGAAGCCTGAAGGGAAACCAAACGGCTCATGCGGCGGTTGTCAACATGTCTGTCGGGAATCGTGATTTGCAGCAATGTGCGGATGCGGTCATGCGTTTGCGCGGAGAATATTTGTTCCACAACAAGCGATTTTCAGACATTCATTTCCGGTTTGTAAGCGGGTTTAATTGCGAATATTCGAAATGGCGGGAAGGAAATCGGGTGGCTCTCAATGGAAATTCGGTCTTTTGGCAGAAATCGGCAGCAGCTGATAAAAGTTATGCATCTTTCCTGAAGTACATGGAAACAGTTTTCAATTATGCCAGTACACTTTCGCTGGAAAAGGAATTGCGTTCCATCGAACTGAAAGATGTGGAGATCGGTGATGTACTGATCCGTGGTGGAGCTCCCGGACATGCGGTCATTGTAGTGGACATGGCTGAAAATGCGGATGGAGAAAAGTTGGTGCTTTTGGCTCAAAGCTACATGCCGGCGCAGGAAATACAGGTGCTTCTAAACCCGATGAACAGGAATACCTCACCCTGGTACAACCTGGAAGAGCGCGCGAAGATTTACACACCGGAATGGACGTTTGAAGCGCACCAGTTAAGAAGATTTGAGAAGTAA
- the map gene encoding type I methionyl aminopeptidase, whose product MIKYKTAEEIEIMRQAALVVSRTLGKVAEMMRPGVTPLELDKMAEAYIRSQDAIPGFLGLYGCPSTLLISVNEQVVHGLPTERPIQEGDIVSVDCGAVYKGYYGDHAYTFAVGKISEAKRKLLDVTLECLYLGIEQAKVGNRIDDIGWAIQTHAENNGYGVVRELVGHGLGKTLHEDPQVPNYGKRGRGKKIMNGLTIAIEPMINMGTEKVIQLEDNWTIVTADGQPSAHFEHDIAVVDGKPVILSTFDYIEEALAKKND is encoded by the coding sequence ATGATCAAATATAAAACAGCCGAAGAAATTGAAATTATGCGCCAGGCAGCTTTAGTAGTTAGCCGGACATTGGGGAAAGTAGCAGAAATGATGCGTCCCGGAGTAACTCCGCTGGAATTGGACAAAATGGCGGAAGCTTATATCCGTTCCCAGGATGCAATTCCCGGATTTTTGGGATTGTACGGATGTCCGAGTACCTTGCTGATTTCTGTCAACGAACAGGTCGTTCACGGATTACCTACTGAAAGACCGATCCAGGAAGGCGATATTGTTTCTGTGGATTGCGGAGCTGTTTACAAAGGATACTACGGAGATCATGCTTACACATTTGCTGTGGGGAAAATCTCGGAAGCAAAAAGAAAGTTGCTGGATGTGACTTTGGAATGCTTGTATTTGGGAATCGAACAGGCAAAAGTTGGAAACCGCATTGATGATATCGGCTGGGCTATTCAGACACATGCCGAAAATAACGGTTACGGTGTAGTTCGTGAATTGGTAGGACACGGATTGGGGAAAACCCTGCACGAAGACCCTCAAGTTCCGAATTACGGGAAAAGAGGTCGCGGCAAAAAAATCATGAATGGCCTTACGATCGCTATTGAACCGATGATCAATATGGGAACCGAAAAAGTGATCCAATTGGAAGATAACTGGACAATCGTAACTGCTGACGGCCAACCGAGTGCGCATTTTGAGCACGATATTGCGGTAGTTGACGGAAAACCGGTTATCCTTTCCACATTCGACTATATCGAAGAAGCTTTGGCGAAGAAAAATGATTAG
- a CDS encoding outer membrane beta-barrel protein — translation MKALVTVCLVVLCSPFVRSQIFKKDTTDLTFTGTRVNPYHQEYDTTGKVKVSGYIDTYYSYYTDTLGAGGYSKFPTSSPKNNQFGINIIQISAKYESRRMRGIATLFYGDIPLSAWSQNLNLIQEANVGFRIYKKLWIDAGYFRTHIGLESIQPRENITTSIAMTTYFEPYFLSGAKLTWQQSDKWTYQINVFNGFSTFIETNKNKAIGASVAYTGNHWTHTLSSIVCDEYPSYVSQNHFRHYTNYIGVFKTNHIVLGLEANFGYQQNSRLNNPNQTAYIFSGIAAFKYRFTHFIAAYTRAEIFSDPDEILTGPIENENHNLTGLDILGGTLGFEYKPIPNAFFRIESRVLKTKASEKIFYYNEHSNNIRWEGIASIGLWF, via the coding sequence ATGAAAGCGCTCGTCACCGTTTGTTTGGTTGTTTTATGTTCACCGTTTGTTCGTAGCCAGATCTTTAAAAAAGATACTACGGACCTTACTTTTACGGGAACCCGGGTAAATCCTTACCACCAGGAATACGATACGACCGGAAAAGTCAAAGTTTCGGGGTACATTGATACGTACTACAGCTATTACACCGATACATTAGGCGCAGGAGGATATTCCAAATTTCCTACCTCATCCCCGAAAAACAATCAATTCGGGATCAATATCATCCAGATTTCTGCCAAATACGAGAGCCGCCGCATGCGTGGAATTGCCACACTTTTTTACGGCGATATTCCTTTAAGTGCCTGGTCGCAAAACCTCAACCTGATCCAGGAAGCAAATGTCGGGTTCCGGATCTATAAGAAATTATGGATCGATGCCGGTTATTTCCGGACTCACATCGGTTTGGAATCCATTCAGCCACGCGAAAACATCACGACCAGCATTGCCATGACCACTTATTTTGAACCCTACTTTTTAAGTGGGGCCAAATTGACCTGGCAACAATCCGATAAATGGACCTACCAAATCAATGTTTTCAACGGATTCAGCACCTTTATCGAAACAAACAAGAACAAAGCGATCGGAGCTTCAGTGGCATACACCGGGAATCATTGGACACACACTTTAAGTTCCATTGTCTGCGACGAATATCCCAGTTATGTTTCCCAGAACCATTTTCGCCATTACACCAATTACATCGGGGTTTTTAAAACCAATCACATTGTTCTCGGACTGGAAGCAAATTTCGGGTACCAGCAAAACAGCCGTTTAAATAATCCCAATCAAACGGCCTATATTTTCTCCGGAATTGCCGCTTTCAAATACCGTTTTACGCATTTTATTGCCGCATATACCCGTGCTGAGATCTTCAGTGATCCGGATGAAATCCTCACAGGTCCTATTGAAAATGAAAATCACAACCTTACAGGGCTGGACATTTTGGGCGGAACGCTTGGATTCGAATACAAACCGATTCCGAATGCATTTTTCCGCATTGAATCGCGGGTATTGAAAACGAAAGCAAGCGAGAAGATTTTCTACTACAATGAACATTCCAACAATATTCGCTGGGAAGGGATTGCTAGTATTGGTTTATGGTTTTAG
- the dusB gene encoding tRNA dihydrouridine synthase DusB: MVKIRDIELGEFPLLLAPMEDVSDPPFRALCKKHGADLMYTEFISSEGLIRDAIKSRQKLDIFDYEKPIGIQIFGGDEEAMAMSAKIVDATNPDILDINFGCPVKKVVSKGAGAGVLKDVDLMVRLTKACINSTKLPVTVKTRLGWDHSMINIIEVAERLQDIGVEALSIHGRTRAQMYKGEADWTHIAEVKNNPRIKIPIFGNGDIDSPEKALEYKNRYGVDGIMIGRASIGYPWIFNEIKHFMETGEHLAVPGVKDRVEAARDHLMMSVKWKGERLGVVEMKRHYTNYFKGIAHFKEYRTKLVTSFDLQEILDTLSYLEENAEEFIFSNPV; the protein is encoded by the coding sequence ATGGTAAAAATCCGGGATATTGAGTTGGGTGAATTTCCGCTCCTTCTGGCACCAATGGAAGACGTGAGTGATCCGCCGTTCAGGGCTTTGTGTAAGAAACACGGAGCTGATTTGATGTACACTGAATTCATTTCTTCCGAGGGATTGATCCGTGATGCAATCAAAAGCCGTCAGAAACTGGATATTTTCGATTACGAAAAGCCGATCGGGATTCAAATCTTTGGTGGTGATGAGGAAGCAATGGCCATGTCGGCAAAAATTGTGGATGCTACCAATCCGGATATCCTGGATATTAACTTCGGTTGTCCGGTAAAGAAAGTGGTTTCCAAAGGAGCAGGAGCAGGAGTATTGAAAGATGTGGATTTGATGGTCCGTCTCACAAAGGCGTGTATCAATTCCACGAAACTACCCGTTACCGTTAAGACGCGTTTGGGCTGGGACCATTCAATGATCAACATCATTGAAGTGGCCGAGCGCCTGCAGGATATCGGAGTGGAAGCTTTATCCATTCACGGACGTACACGCGCCCAGATGTACAAAGGTGAAGCTGATTGGACCCACATTGCAGAAGTCAAGAACAATCCGCGCATCAAGATCCCGATTTTCGGGAACGGGGATATCGATTCACCGGAAAAAGCATTGGAATATAAAAACCGTTACGGAGTAGACGGAATCATGATCGGTCGCGCAAGTATCGGTTATCCGTGGATTTTCAATGAAATCAAACACTTTATGGAAACCGGTGAACATTTGGCGGTTCCGGGAGTGAAAGACAGGGTAGAAGCTGCCCGTGATCACTTAATGATGAGTGTGAAATGGAAAGGTGAACGATTGGGAGTTGTTGAAATGAAACGCCATTATACGAATTACTTCAAAGGAATTGCCCATTTCAAGGAATACCGTACCAAGTTGGTGACTTCGTTTGATTTGCAGGAAATACTGGATACGCTTTCGTACCTGGAAGAAAACGCGGAAGAGTTTATTTTTTCGAACCCGGTTTGA